A section of the Caballeronia sp. M1242 genome encodes:
- the ligD gene encoding DNA ligase D, translated as MGRWGGSRATRVRAPDTPPGEMPALIEPQLATLVERHPAEGDWSYEIKFDGYRMLARIERADVQLITRNGHDWTDRMPRLRAALEALPVESAWIDGEAVVLDAAGKPDFNSLQNAFDRRSTADIVLYVFDLLWLNGTDLREQPLRARRAILQKLMQSVESPLLRYSDDFAADPASLVASACKMQLEGIIGKRADAPYRSGRSNDWIKLKCNLRQEFVIGGFSRLRGAKSGVRSLLLGVYEPDGAFRYAGHVAPHLAPARSAAFSRRAHALQQAQPAFYNAPQPERDREFYWLKPEIVAEVAFLEWTPNGEIRHPVFHALREDKPARAVTEEKVIADPLVDAPKAIGSTRERPGPRGTVVVGDIKISNPQRVMDQASGRTKLDMVRYYDAIAEWALPYLHNRPLALVRAPDGIAGELFFQKHSERARIPGIEELPVSLYPGHKPLLVANTADALVGLAQMSVVEIHSWNGVAPDLEHPDRVIFDLDPDPALPWSAMLEAASLVKVVLDELGLRSFAKTSGGKGFHIVVPLTRRQGWDEVKLFSQAVAQHMTRVVPQRFSAVLGPKNRVGKIFIDYLRNGRSASTVAAFSVRARPGMAVSMPISWDELNDVKSGDQWTMAQAIHRQRTLSDDPWEGYWRTRQGITAAMRRAVGLKR; from the coding sequence ATGGGGCGCTGGGGCGGTTCGCGCGCGACGCGCGTGCGCGCGCCGGACACACCGCCGGGCGAGATGCCTGCGCTAATCGAGCCGCAGCTCGCGACGCTGGTTGAACGTCATCCTGCGGAAGGCGACTGGTCTTACGAGATCAAGTTCGACGGCTACCGGATGCTCGCGCGCATCGAGCGGGCAGACGTCCAGCTGATTACCCGAAACGGGCACGACTGGACGGACCGCATGCCGCGGTTGCGTGCCGCACTTGAGGCGCTGCCCGTCGAAAGCGCGTGGATCGACGGTGAGGCGGTGGTGCTCGACGCTGCCGGCAAGCCCGACTTCAATTCCCTCCAGAACGCCTTTGACCGACGAAGCACGGCGGACATTGTTCTGTACGTCTTCGACCTGCTGTGGCTCAACGGCACCGATCTCCGGGAGCAGCCGTTGCGGGCTCGGCGGGCCATCCTTCAGAAATTGATGCAAAGCGTCGAGAGTCCGCTCCTTCGCTATTCCGACGATTTTGCGGCAGATCCAGCCTCACTCGTAGCCTCCGCCTGCAAGATGCAGCTGGAAGGCATCATCGGCAAGCGGGCAGACGCGCCGTACCGGTCCGGACGTTCAAACGACTGGATAAAGCTGAAGTGCAACCTCAGACAAGAGTTCGTGATCGGCGGCTTCTCGCGGTTGAGAGGCGCGAAATCAGGCGTGCGTTCCTTGTTGCTCGGCGTCTACGAGCCAGATGGCGCTTTCCGGTATGCCGGCCATGTGGCGCCTCACCTCGCGCCCGCGCGAAGTGCTGCATTCAGCAGGCGCGCCCACGCTTTGCAGCAGGCTCAACCTGCCTTCTATAACGCGCCCCAACCCGAGCGCGACCGCGAATTTTACTGGCTTAAGCCTGAGATCGTGGCGGAGGTCGCGTTTCTCGAATGGACGCCCAACGGCGAAATTCGCCATCCTGTCTTTCATGCGCTGCGCGAAGACAAGCCGGCACGCGCGGTGACAGAAGAGAAGGTCATCGCCGATCCGCTGGTTGATGCCCCCAAGGCGATCGGATCGACGCGCGAACGTCCAGGTCCGCGCGGCACGGTCGTCGTCGGCGACATCAAGATTAGCAACCCACAGCGCGTGATGGATCAGGCCTCAGGCCGCACCAAGCTTGACATGGTGCGTTACTACGACGCCATCGCCGAATGGGCGCTGCCCTACCTGCATAACCGACCGCTTGCCCTCGTGCGTGCGCCCGACGGCATTGCCGGCGAGCTGTTTTTCCAGAAGCACTCCGAGCGCGCGCGCATCCCCGGCATTGAAGAGTTGCCCGTCAGTCTGTATCCGGGTCACAAGCCGCTGCTGGTCGCAAACACCGCCGACGCGCTGGTCGGACTCGCGCAGATGAGCGTCGTGGAAATTCACTCATGGAATGGCGTGGCGCCTGACCTCGAACATCCTGACCGTGTCATTTTTGATCTGGATCCCGACCCAGCTTTGCCGTGGTCGGCGATGCTCGAAGCCGCCTCGCTCGTCAAGGTGGTACTGGATGAGCTGGGTTTGCGCTCATTCGCCAAGACGAGCGGCGGCAAAGGCTTTCACATCGTCGTGCCGCTCACCCGCCGACAAGGATGGGATGAGGTTAAGCTCTTCTCACAGGCGGTGGCGCAGCACATGACCCGCGTGGTACCGCAACGCTTTTCAGCGGTGCTGGGCCCGAAGAATCGCGTCGGCAAGATCTTTATCGACTATTTGCGCAACGGGCGAAGCGCCAGCACGGTCGCCGCATTCTCAGTGCGGGCTCGCCCTGGCATGGCCGTGTCGATGCCGATCTCATGGGATGAGTTGAACGACGTCAAGAGCGGCGACCAGTGGACAATGGCGCAAGCCATACATCGGCAACGCACGCTCTCAGATGATCCATGGGAAGGCTACTGGCGCACGCGGCAAGGCATTACCGCCGCGATGCGCCGGGCAGTCGGCCTAAAGCGCTAG
- a CDS encoding DNA-binding protein: protein MTTTQLRAIATNRSLLSTEELAAQLTLRPQSIRKRYCQTGAYFCLRPVKMPNGRLMWPADALEQLAGAQ, encoded by the coding sequence ATGACGACTACCCAACTGCGGGCGATTGCAACGAATCGCTCGCTTCTCTCGACCGAAGAACTGGCTGCGCAGTTGACGCTGCGGCCGCAATCCATTCGCAAGCGCTATTGCCAGACCGGCGCGTATTTCTGCCTGCGCCCGGTGAAGATGCCGAATGGCCGTTTGATGTGGCCCGCCGATGCCCTGGAACAATTGGCGGGAGCGCAGTAA
- the yidD gene encoding membrane protein insertion efficiency factor YidD, which produces MLTSVFLKGIRLYQRYVSPRKGFACAYRIHTGGQSCSNFGFRAIERHGLTRGLKLLRRRLDLCAWHHYRERNAGLTGRPAVVRQAGFVYLGSDDGCAPGCSLGECGFAENCACDVCEIGACWIALSTCSGGACGGGRQREAWRRDARAQRRSRYGPGRHW; this is translated from the coding sequence ATGCTGACCTCAGTGTTTTTGAAAGGTATTCGCCTCTACCAGCGCTACGTTTCTCCTCGCAAGGGCTTCGCATGTGCGTACCGCATCCACACCGGTGGACAGAGTTGTTCGAACTTTGGCTTTCGGGCGATTGAACGGCACGGGCTGACGCGGGGCCTTAAGCTCCTCCGGCGGCGCCTTGATCTCTGTGCGTGGCATCACTATCGAGAGCGCAACGCCGGACTCACAGGTCGCCCGGCCGTTGTACGCCAAGCTGGATTCGTCTACCTAGGTAGCGATGATGGCTGCGCGCCTGGCTGTTCGCTTGGCGAATGCGGCTTCGCCGAGAACTGTGCATGTGACGTCTGCGAGATCGGTGCGTGTTGGATCGCGCTCAGTACATGCTCCGGCGGAGCCTGCGGAGGCGGTCGCCAGCGCGAAGCTTGGCGGCGAGATGCACGCGCCCAGCGCCGCAGCCGCTACGGTCCAGGTCGGCATTGGTAA
- a CDS encoding tyrosine-type recombinase/integrase — translation MEPLKGNELQSVPWNKGRLTGQKSPLKLSEIWAIRTRLQLAANVRELAMFNLAIDSKLRACDLMRLQVRDICMGSRVVSRATFMQKKTQRPVQFEITERTRASVLDWITAKGLKPADYLFSSRVNDSPHLSTRQYARIVHKWVASIGLDDAAYGTHTMRRTKASLIYRRTKNLRAVQLLLGHTKLESTVRYLGVEVDDALDMAEQTEV, via the coding sequence ATGGAACCGCTGAAGGGCAATGAATTGCAGAGCGTGCCCTGGAACAAGGGTCGTCTTACCGGACAGAAGTCACCGTTGAAGCTCTCGGAAATCTGGGCTATACGCACAAGACTGCAACTGGCGGCCAACGTTCGCGAGCTAGCAATGTTCAACTTGGCAATAGATAGCAAGCTTCGAGCATGCGATCTAATGCGGTTGCAAGTTCGCGACATATGCATGGGAAGCCGCGTGGTAAGTCGGGCGACGTTCATGCAAAAAAAGACACAACGGCCCGTGCAGTTTGAGATCACTGAACGAACTCGGGCTAGCGTCTTGGACTGGATCACAGCGAAGGGATTGAAACCTGCCGACTATCTGTTTTCGAGTCGCGTTAATGACTCGCCGCATCTCTCCACCCGGCAATACGCCAGGATCGTGCATAAATGGGTCGCTTCTATTGGACTCGATGACGCCGCGTATGGAACGCACACGATGCGACGCACGAAAGCGTCGCTGATCTATCGCCGCACGAAGAACCTTCGCGCTGTACAGCTGTTGCTAGGTCATACGAAGCTTGAAAGTACCGTTCGCTATCTCGGTGTTGAGGTTGATGACGCACTGGATATGGCGGAGCAGACGGAAGTCTGA
- a CDS encoding plasmid partitioning protein RepB C-terminal domain-containing protein: MSRVQLGFIPEPISVPLESILPSRQPTAGLANSRKFKQIVSSIQEVGLIEPLSVMPEDKGLGGFVLLDGHLRLIALRTLRISHAACLVSTDDEGYTYNNRVNRLSALQEHYMIRRAMERGASPERLAKALGVNLSHIISKATLLDGICPEAIELLKDQQFSPSLSRVLRRMKPTRQVECIELMLAANNITAAYAEALLAATPSDRLVEGKRRPRRIVVSQEQIARMEREMGNLQNRYKLAEQSFGQDVLNLVLARGYLAKLLENEEIMRYLLAHHPDLVKEFELILESVSLEQA; encoded by the coding sequence ATGAGCCGCGTACAACTTGGATTCATCCCGGAGCCAATTAGTGTCCCGCTGGAGTCTATCTTGCCGTCAAGACAGCCAACAGCCGGGCTAGCGAATTCGCGGAAGTTCAAACAGATTGTTTCGTCGATCCAGGAAGTTGGCCTTATCGAGCCGCTTTCTGTGATGCCGGAGGACAAGGGCCTTGGTGGTTTTGTTCTCCTAGATGGACACTTGCGCCTAATCGCCTTGCGGACCCTGCGAATTTCGCACGCAGCGTGTCTCGTCTCTACCGATGACGAAGGATACACCTACAACAACAGGGTGAATCGCCTCTCCGCGCTACAAGAGCACTACATGATCCGTCGAGCGATGGAGCGGGGCGCCTCCCCGGAGCGCTTGGCCAAGGCGCTGGGCGTCAACCTTTCACATATCATCAGCAAAGCCACGCTGTTAGACGGGATCTGTCCCGAGGCGATTGAACTGCTCAAGGATCAGCAGTTCTCCCCTAGCTTATCGCGCGTGCTCCGCCGGATGAAGCCGACGCGACAGGTCGAATGCATCGAACTTATGTTGGCAGCCAACAATATCACTGCTGCATATGCGGAGGCGTTATTGGCCGCAACCCCTTCGGATCGGCTCGTTGAAGGAAAACGACGCCCCCGGCGCATCGTAGTAAGCCAGGAACAGATTGCGCGGATGGAACGTGAGATGGGCAATCTGCAGAACAGGTATAAGCTTGCTGAGCAAAGCTTCGGACAAGACGTTTTGAACCTAGTCTTGGCAAGAGGATATCTGGCGAAGTTGCTCGAGAATGAGGAAATTATGCGGTACCTCCTAGCTCATCACCCCGATCTTGTGAAAGAATTCGAACTAATCCTCGAGTCGGTGTCGTTGGAACAAGCTTGA
- the imuA gene encoding translesion DNA synthesis-associated protein ImuA — protein sequence MAALPKHVESIHPALWRGSQLARAFGKTVDTGYPALSAELPGGGWPLGALVELLVQQPGIGEMRLMRPALTRVSQRPVVLLQAPHVPNALAFSYLGVPVDKLMWLRASKTADALWCAERVLQAGTCGALLLWQQHIRSEALRRLHLVAQATETLLVLVRPLASAQDASPATLRLSVRPAEGGIAVDIIKRRGPAQTEQLSVTLQPSPILLSSYGRVRRHSLAPAFAGGISTEVVASV from the coding sequence ATGGCCGCCCTGCCCAAACACGTCGAGTCCATCCATCCCGCGCTGTGGCGCGGCTCGCAGCTCGCGCGCGCCTTCGGAAAAACCGTCGACACCGGCTACCCGGCCTTGTCGGCGGAACTGCCAGGCGGCGGCTGGCCGCTCGGCGCACTCGTGGAGTTGTTAGTCCAGCAACCCGGGATCGGCGAGATGCGCTTGATGCGCCCGGCACTCACCCGTGTGAGTCAGCGGCCTGTCGTGCTGCTGCAAGCGCCGCATGTGCCCAATGCGCTGGCGTTCTCGTATCTCGGTGTGCCGGTGGACAAGCTGATGTGGCTGCGTGCGTCGAAGACCGCCGATGCGTTGTGGTGCGCCGAGCGCGTATTGCAGGCCGGCACCTGCGGCGCGCTGCTCCTCTGGCAGCAGCACATCCGCTCGGAGGCACTGCGGCGCTTGCACCTCGTGGCTCAGGCGACCGAGACGTTGCTGGTCCTGGTGCGGCCGCTTGCGAGCGCGCAGGACGCGTCACCGGCGACGCTACGGCTCAGCGTGAGACCGGCAGAGGGCGGGATCGCGGTCGACATCATCAAACGACGCGGTCCCGCCCAGACTGAGCAACTGTCCGTCACCCTACAACCGTCGCCGATCCTGCTGAGTTCCTATGGCCGTGTTCGTCGCCATTCACTTGCCCCGGCTTTCGCTGGAGGTATTTCGACCGAGGTGGTCGCCTCCGTCTGA
- a CDS encoding DNA polymerase Y family protein, with translation MAVFVAIHLPRLSLEVFRPRWSPPSEHGCVVLERDKVIVLDAVARGAGVRVGMKRGGVVTLAPDALMFDRSAEREQDMQRDVAIALLRFSPQVAVCEEETIVVEVTASLRLFGGILRVCKEIREVVRAIGVTAGMSVAPTGRGAWLLAKAGRRRVLKVQSLERQLGGLPFMVVPELRRFADWFNGLGCRVLSDIQRLPRAGLKKRCGVDLLDSLDRAYGLAPELHEWLELPPTFSARVELPDRVEHAEAILFSARRLVVQLCGWLAAQQLALTHATVTLEHERGRQAIEPTFIDLALAEPTWHEEHLLRLLKERLGRTELQAAVIAVRLTAADVQAAEPPSDTLFPEPGGSAQDHNRLLELLAARLGAENVLRPAPAPDHRPEHANQWVPVQSGSKNGPNGGPKTVSAPDDLPRPTWLLHAPLRLMVKNHRPFYGSPLKLVSTGERIEAGWHDGALVTRDYFVAEADDKSCYWIYRERPSVTSEETRWFLHGLFG, from the coding sequence ATGGCCGTGTTCGTCGCCATTCACTTGCCCCGGCTTTCGCTGGAGGTATTTCGACCGAGGTGGTCGCCTCCGTCTGAGCACGGATGCGTGGTGCTCGAGCGCGACAAGGTCATCGTGCTCGATGCGGTGGCCAGAGGCGCCGGTGTGCGAGTCGGGATGAAGCGTGGCGGAGTCGTGACGCTCGCGCCTGATGCGCTCATGTTCGACCGCAGCGCGGAACGCGAGCAAGACATGCAGCGCGACGTTGCGATTGCGCTGCTGCGCTTCTCGCCGCAGGTGGCCGTGTGCGAAGAAGAGACCATCGTCGTGGAAGTCACCGCGAGCCTGCGCCTCTTTGGCGGCATTCTGCGTGTATGCAAGGAAATCAGGGAAGTCGTCCGTGCGATTGGCGTGACGGCGGGTATGAGCGTCGCGCCCACGGGACGCGGCGCCTGGCTGCTCGCCAAGGCCGGCCGCCGGCGCGTGCTCAAGGTGCAGTCGCTCGAGCGTCAGCTAGGCGGCTTGCCCTTCATGGTCGTGCCGGAGCTGCGCCGCTTCGCCGACTGGTTCAACGGGCTCGGCTGCCGTGTGCTGAGCGATATCCAACGCCTGCCTCGCGCAGGTTTGAAAAAGAGGTGTGGCGTGGACCTGCTCGATTCGCTGGACCGGGCCTATGGCCTGGCTCCCGAACTTCACGAGTGGCTTGAATTGCCACCGACCTTCAGCGCGCGCGTCGAGCTGCCCGATCGCGTGGAGCATGCGGAAGCCATTCTCTTCTCGGCGCGGCGGCTCGTCGTGCAATTGTGCGGGTGGCTCGCCGCCCAGCAACTGGCGCTCACGCATGCCACCGTCACGCTGGAGCACGAGCGCGGACGCCAGGCCATCGAGCCGACGTTCATCGATCTTGCGCTGGCCGAGCCGACCTGGCATGAGGAGCATCTGCTTCGTCTTCTGAAGGAGCGGCTCGGACGCACGGAATTGCAAGCCGCAGTGATCGCCGTGCGCCTCACGGCAGCGGACGTGCAGGCGGCCGAGCCGCCCAGCGATACGCTCTTTCCGGAGCCCGGCGGATCGGCGCAGGACCATAACCGGCTGCTCGAACTATTGGCCGCCCGCCTGGGCGCCGAGAACGTCTTGCGGCCGGCGCCTGCGCCTGACCATCGGCCCGAGCACGCCAACCAGTGGGTGCCGGTTCAGAGCGGTTCGAAGAACGGCCCGAATGGCGGTCCCAAGACCGTGTCCGCGCCCGATGATCTTCCGCGACCGACCTGGCTGTTGCATGCGCCCCTGCGCTTGATGGTCAAGAACCATCGCCCGTTCTACGGCTCGCCGCTCAAGCTCGTTTCGACCGGCGAGCGGATCGAAGCCGGCTGGCATGACGGCGCACTGGTGACGCGCGACTATTTCGTCGCCGAAGCGGACGATAAAAGCTGCTACTGGATCTACCGTGAGCGGCCGAGCGTGACGAGCGAAGAAACGCGCTGGTTTCTTCACGGGCTCTTTGGATAA
- a CDS encoding recombinase family protein codes for MSGELESTTCSTGSAIRAAEYVRMSTEHQQYSAENQRTKIREYADRHRIAVVATYADEGKSGLRLDGRAALQRLIRDVESKSTDFELILVYDVSRWGRFQDADESAYYEYVCRRAGINVVYCAEQFENDGSPVSTIVKGVKRAMAGEYSRELSTKVFAGQCRLIELGFRQGGPAGFGLRRVLLDQTGLIKAELGRGERKSIQTDRVILMPGPESETTIVRLIYQWFIEESLSEAQIAARLNSMNVRTDLDRLWSRATVHEVLTNEKYIGNNIYNRVSFKLRKLRVTNPPDMWIRRDAAFKPVLPADVFYIAQGIMRARAHRYSDEELLDRLRHLYRTRGFLSGFIIDETEGMPSSSVYSYRFGSLVRAYHAVGFTPDRDYQYVEINRLLRRIHPEIVNDTERLIAKVGGETLRDPATDVLRVNREFTVSIVLARCQHVGFTRRRWKVRFDASLLPDITVAVRMKDGNESAHDYYLLPRLDFGQRDIQLAERNSVELETYRFDTLDYLYRMAERTRLRRVA; via the coding sequence ATGTCTGGTGAGCTTGAGTCAACAACATGCAGCACCGGCTCCGCGATCAGGGCTGCTGAATATGTACGCATGTCTACCGAACATCAGCAGTATTCGGCAGAAAATCAGCGTACCAAGATTCGGGAGTATGCGGACCGGCATCGGATCGCCGTAGTCGCGACTTACGCTGACGAGGGGAAGAGCGGCCTTCGACTTGATGGTCGCGCAGCACTACAGCGGCTGATACGCGACGTCGAATCAAAAAGCACAGACTTCGAACTTATCTTGGTCTACGACGTTAGCCGCTGGGGACGGTTCCAGGACGCCGATGAAAGCGCCTACTACGAGTACGTTTGCAGACGCGCTGGAATCAACGTTGTGTACTGCGCTGAGCAGTTCGAGAACGACGGGTCCCCTGTCTCGACGATCGTCAAAGGCGTGAAGCGCGCGATGGCGGGAGAGTACAGCCGGGAACTTTCTACCAAAGTTTTCGCAGGTCAATGCAGACTAATCGAGCTTGGCTTCCGCCAGGGAGGTCCGGCGGGTTTCGGGCTGAGGAGGGTGCTTCTTGATCAAACCGGCCTTATCAAAGCAGAACTTGGACGAGGGGAGCGGAAAAGCATACAAACTGACCGGGTCATCCTTATGCCCGGACCGGAGAGCGAGACTACGATTGTCCGACTCATCTATCAATGGTTCATAGAAGAGTCCTTGTCGGAGGCTCAGATCGCAGCCAGGCTGAACTCCATGAACGTCCGAACGGACCTTGACCGTCTTTGGAGCCGAGCGACGGTACACGAGGTTCTAACAAACGAAAAGTACATTGGCAATAATATCTACAACAGGGTCTCATTTAAGCTCAGAAAGCTTCGCGTCACGAACCCTCCTGACATGTGGATAAGGAGGGACGCTGCATTCAAACCAGTCTTGCCCGCAGATGTGTTCTATATTGCGCAAGGGATCATGCGAGCCCGCGCGCATAGGTATTCTGACGAGGAATTGTTGGACCGCCTTAGGCACCTCTATCGAACACGTGGCTTCCTATCTGGCTTCATTATCGATGAAACGGAAGGAATGCCATCTTCGTCTGTCTACTCGTACCGATTCGGTAGCTTGGTGAGAGCCTATCATGCTGTCGGCTTCACCCCGGACCGGGATTATCAATACGTTGAGATAAATCGGCTCCTTCGCAGAATCCATCCGGAGATTGTCAATGACACGGAAAGGCTTATCGCCAAAGTCGGAGGGGAGACCCTAAGGGATCCCGCCACGGATGTCTTACGGGTCAATCGGGAGTTCACGGTTTCCATTGTTCTGGCCCGCTGCCAGCACGTCGGCTTCACAAGGCGGAGGTGGAAGGTTCGGTTCGATGCGAGCTTGCTTCCAGACATAACCGTCGCGGTAAGAATGAAGGACGGAAACGAGTCTGCCCATGACTATTATCTACTCCCGCGCTTAGACTTTGGTCAACGGGACATTCAGCTGGCCGAGAGGAACTCTGTCGAACTGGAAACGTATCGCTTCGACACACTGGACTATCTCTATCGCATGGCTGAACGTACTCGTCTTCGGAGAGTCGCATGA
- a CDS encoding ParB/RepB/Spo0J family partition protein: MNLRSSPLVIRTIPIDRIEILNHRERNSRIFEEIVGNIQTIGLKKPIVVAPRTHSDGTEHFILICGEGRLTAFTSLGEREIPALVVDVDDEDALIMSLAENIARRQYRPLELLFGIRQLADKGYAAKAISDKTGLATSYVQGIMTLLKHGEERLLVSVESGAIPLNAALSIVRAGDDDKAVQTALQEAYESGQLRGRQLVRARHVIEKRQLLGRGIVHKPPGKRSTLTASGLIRTYQNEAKRQKVLVRKADFTQQRLLFIVGALRQLFADENFVNLLRAEAISSLPKYIADRVWPGSSA; the protein is encoded by the coding sequence ATGAACTTACGTTCCAGTCCGCTTGTCATTCGAACCATCCCGATAGATCGGATAGAGATATTGAACCACCGTGAGCGCAACAGCCGGATTTTCGAGGAGATTGTTGGAAACATACAGACGATCGGACTGAAGAAGCCAATTGTTGTAGCCCCTAGAACCCACTCGGACGGCACGGAACACTTCATACTCATCTGTGGCGAGGGGCGTTTAACCGCTTTTACCTCGCTGGGCGAGCGCGAAATTCCAGCGCTAGTCGTCGATGTAGATGATGAAGATGCTCTCATCATGAGTCTGGCCGAAAACATTGCACGTCGCCAGTACCGACCGCTTGAGCTTTTATTTGGGATTCGCCAGTTGGCAGACAAAGGTTACGCTGCTAAGGCAATATCAGATAAGACTGGGCTCGCAACGTCATACGTCCAGGGAATCATGACACTCTTGAAGCATGGTGAGGAACGACTGCTCGTTTCGGTTGAAAGCGGGGCGATCCCGTTGAATGCTGCACTTTCTATTGTCCGTGCTGGTGACGACGACAAGGCGGTTCAAACCGCTCTCCAAGAGGCTTACGAAAGCGGTCAACTGCGAGGGCGACAGTTAGTGCGTGCGCGGCATGTGATCGAGAAGCGGCAACTGCTGGGCCGTGGAATCGTTCACAAGCCACCTGGGAAACGTTCGACGCTTACTGCAAGTGGGCTTATAAGGACGTACCAGAATGAAGCTAAGCGCCAAAAGGTCCTTGTTCGAAAGGCGGACTTCACGCAACAGCGGCTTCTCTTTATCGTAGGAGCGCTGCGTCAGCTGTTTGCAGACGAAAATTTCGTGAATCTTCTTCGCGCCGAAGCAATCAGCTCACTTCCAAAATACATCGCTGACCGCGTTTGGCCAGGGAGTTCAGCATGA
- a CDS encoding integrase family protein — MAKVNFTAARVGGHSCPDGKSQAFIWDTGATGLGLRATTAGARTYVWQGKLGGATIRVSIGAPKDWGIDAARDEARRLKRLADKGKDPREEKAEQLAATAARRLEARRKDANVREAWEAYLAAHKSKWSERHYDDHIRLAHAGGEERRRGSGLTVAGPLAPLMRFKLSDLEAERVAEWLHEEAQSRPTNAEQSYRKLRAFIRWCDERPDYRGLVPDGAYTARTVRDAVPRPKAKADCLQREQLAAWFAAVRRIGNPVISIYLQVLLLSGARREELAGLRWDDVDFQWRSIHLDDKIEKDAGRLVPMTPYMRSLLLELKRLNDTPPNVRTLVRLEAEGKPWKRSDWVFSSARAADGKLAEPRIAHNKAQIAAGLPHISLHGLRRSFGTLAEWVECPVGVVAQIQGHKPSALAEKHYRRRPLDLLRMWHDKIEAWMLEQAGISFDSSAADQSNMRAVG; from the coding sequence ATGGCAAAGGTAAATTTCACGGCGGCGCGTGTTGGCGGGCATAGCTGCCCCGACGGCAAGTCGCAGGCGTTCATATGGGACACCGGTGCCACCGGCCTCGGCTTACGCGCGACGACGGCCGGAGCCCGCACTTATGTGTGGCAGGGCAAGCTAGGCGGCGCGACCATCCGCGTTTCGATAGGTGCGCCAAAAGATTGGGGCATCGACGCTGCCCGAGATGAGGCGCGACGGTTAAAACGACTAGCCGACAAAGGGAAAGACCCGCGCGAGGAAAAGGCGGAGCAGCTTGCCGCCACCGCCGCCCGCCGGCTTGAAGCGCGCCGCAAGGACGCCAACGTGCGCGAGGCTTGGGAAGCCTATCTGGCCGCTCATAAATCGAAGTGGAGCGAGCGCCACTATGACGACCATATCCGACTTGCGCATGCGGGCGGCGAGGAGCGGCGTCGCGGCTCCGGATTGACTGTCGCAGGACCACTCGCCCCGCTCATGCGATTCAAACTTTCCGACCTCGAGGCCGAGCGCGTGGCCGAGTGGCTGCATGAAGAGGCGCAGAGCCGCCCCACGAATGCCGAGCAGTCGTATCGCAAACTGCGCGCGTTCATCCGATGGTGCGACGAACGCCCGGACTATCGTGGGCTCGTCCCTGACGGCGCATACACTGCGCGCACGGTGCGCGACGCTGTACCCCGCCCCAAAGCGAAAGCCGACTGTCTTCAGCGTGAGCAACTTGCGGCGTGGTTCGCCGCGGTGCGCCGTATCGGCAACCCGGTAATCTCCATCTACCTGCAGGTCCTCCTATTGAGCGGCGCGCGCCGAGAGGAGCTCGCAGGGCTTCGATGGGATGACGTGGATTTCCAGTGGCGCAGCATTCATCTCGATGACAAGATCGAAAAGGACGCGGGCCGCTTAGTTCCTATGACCCCCTACATGCGGAGCCTGCTGCTCGAATTGAAGCGGTTGAACGATACGCCGCCGAATGTGCGGACGCTGGTGCGGCTAGAGGCCGAAGGCAAGCCGTGGAAGCGCTCGGATTGGGTTTTCTCCAGCGCCCGCGCCGCCGATGGCAAGCTGGCCGAGCCGCGCATCGCACACAATAAGGCGCAGATTGCAGCCGGCTTGCCGCATATTAGCCTGCATGGACTGCGCCGCTCGTTCGGCACGCTCGCGGAGTGGGTAGAGTGCCCGGTGGGCGTGGTAGCGCAGATTCAAGGCCACAAGCCGAGCGCGCTAGCGGAAAAGCATTACCGCCGTCGCCCGCTGGATCTGCTTCGCATGTGGCACGACAAAATCGAAGCATGGATGCTTGAGCAGGCGGGCATCTCGTTTGACTCCAGCGCAGCCGACCAATCGAATATGCGCGCAGTGGGTTAG